One stretch of Desulfosoma sp. DNA includes these proteins:
- a CDS encoding TraR/DksA family transcriptional regulator — MDLFTKKRFEALLHSARENLIRSLESLRGAEEEHTCHGEPMDEADVALLEHQRETLQRVRNRYRQLYWEVENALKRLRDGDYGFCDNCGDPINPERLVVQPTARLCIDCQKMLEKRHRSRRQTESTTPCASTCLGFYPLDSTANPVSTQWRYPECIR, encoded by the coding sequence ATGGATCTGTTCACCAAGAAACGTTTTGAAGCCTTGCTCCACAGTGCTCGAGAGAATTTGATCCGGTCTTTGGAGTCCCTGAGAGGTGCTGAAGAGGAGCACACATGCCACGGCGAACCCATGGACGAAGCTGATGTGGCTCTTCTGGAACACCAAAGGGAAACCCTGCAACGAGTACGTAATCGATACCGGCAGCTGTACTGGGAAGTGGAAAACGCTCTCAAACGGCTTCGAGACGGCGACTACGGTTTCTGCGACAACTGTGGTGATCCCATCAACCCGGAGCGCCTGGTCGTTCAGCCTACAGCACGGCTTTGCATCGACTGCCAAAAAATGTTGGAAAAGCGCCACCGATCCCGCCGGCAAACTGAAAGCACAACGCCGTGTGCTTCGACGTGCCTTGGCTTCTACCCCTTGGATTCAACAGCAAATCCCGTATCCACTCAGTGGCGTTACCCTGAGTGCATCCGTTGA
- the phnL gene encoding phosphonate C-P lyase system protein PhnL, translating to MSRPWMIRLEKATKSFTLHTQGGVRLSVLSDVDLQVFQGESVAVNGPSGVGKSTLLRMVYGNYAVQKGRVFIRYGNEVIDMAEADPWTVLHLRRHAIGYVSQFLRVIPRVSTLDVVMEPLLSQGVPEKEALERAAMLLDRLGIARKLWKLSPTTFSGGEQQRVNIARVFVCGYPILLLDEPTASLDPRNREIVLSLIHEARDKGAAILGVYHDPLVQREAANRVVPLDSITLPQKEENKGGFHGSVHQETF from the coding sequence ATGTCACGTCCGTGGATGATCCGTTTAGAAAAAGCCACAAAATCCTTTACGCTGCATACCCAGGGCGGTGTTCGCCTTTCAGTTTTGTCCGACGTGGATCTGCAGGTTTTCCAGGGAGAAAGCGTGGCCGTCAACGGCCCTTCAGGTGTCGGAAAGAGCACCCTTTTGCGCATGGTTTACGGAAACTACGCCGTGCAAAAAGGTCGAGTCTTTATTCGATATGGAAACGAGGTCATCGACATGGCCGAAGCCGATCCCTGGACCGTTTTGCATCTTCGTCGCCATGCCATCGGGTATGTGAGCCAATTTCTTCGCGTTATTCCAAGAGTATCCACGCTCGATGTGGTGATGGAGCCTCTGCTCAGCCAAGGTGTTCCGGAAAAGGAGGCTCTGGAGCGTGCCGCGATGCTTCTAGACCGACTGGGTATTGCCCGCAAACTCTGGAAACTTTCTCCCACCACCTTTTCGGGAGGGGAGCAGCAGCGTGTGAATATCGCTCGTGTCTTTGTCTGCGGCTACCCCATTCTGCTTTTGGATGAACCAACGGCGTCTTTGGACCCAAGAAACCGAGAAATCGTCCTTTCGCTCATTCATGAGGCTCGGGACAAAGGCGCGGCCATCCTTGGCGTTTATCACGACCCGCTGGTTCAAAGGGAAGCAGCGAATCGTGTTGTCCCCCTAGACTCCATAACTTTACCCCAAAAGGAAGAAAACAAAGGAGGTTTCCATGGATCTGTTCACCAAGAAACGTTTTGA
- the phnK gene encoding phosphonate C-P lyase system protein PhnK — translation MASEAKKSRVPFEASMRFSEEKEKPINGDGRPEIHDFEPILQARNLTHLYGGRVGCQDVDVEVMPGEVLAVVGESGSGKSTLLRCLCGLQVPTKGQVLYRHHQEWLDLYQIDNSLRRRLLRTAIGVVFQNPQEGLRMHVSAGGNISERLLAEGERRYSQLRRTACWWMERVELDVDRVDDPPGTYSGGMLQRLQIAKNLASNPRIVFLDEPTSGLDVSVQARFLDVMRRLVRELKLSVVMVTHDLAVARVLAHRLMVMVRGQVVEQGLMDRILDDPQHPYTQLLVASRLTA, via the coding sequence ATGGCATCTGAAGCAAAAAAATCACGTGTCCCCTTTGAAGCTTCCATGAGGTTTTCAGAAGAGAAAGAAAAACCCATAAACGGAGACGGCCGTCCCGAGATTCACGACTTCGAACCGATTCTTCAAGCTCGGAATCTTACACACCTTTATGGGGGTCGAGTTGGATGTCAAGACGTGGATGTGGAAGTCATGCCCGGAGAGGTGTTAGCCGTGGTGGGGGAGTCGGGTTCGGGGAAAAGCACGCTACTTCGATGCCTGTGCGGGCTCCAGGTTCCCACCAAGGGACAGGTTCTTTATCGGCATCACCAAGAATGGTTGGATCTCTACCAAATCGACAATAGTTTACGCCGACGGTTGCTTCGAACCGCCATCGGCGTAGTGTTCCAAAATCCTCAAGAAGGTCTTCGCATGCACGTAAGCGCCGGTGGAAACATCTCGGAGCGGCTTTTGGCGGAAGGAGAGCGCCGTTATTCCCAGTTACGCCGAACAGCCTGCTGGTGGATGGAACGGGTCGAGTTGGACGTCGATCGTGTGGACGACCCTCCAGGGACCTATTCAGGCGGCATGTTACAGCGTCTCCAAATTGCGAAAAATTTGGCCTCGAACCCACGAATTGTGTTCCTCGACGAGCCCACAAGTGGCTTGGATGTGTCCGTTCAAGCCCGTTTTCTCGATGTGATGCGACGTCTTGTTCGGGAGTTGAAGTTGTCCGTGGTTATGGTCACCCACGACTTGGCGGTGGCTCGTGTCCTGGCCCACCGCCTCATGGTCATGGTGCGTGGACAGGTCGTGGAACAAGGACTCATGGACCGCATCTTGGACGACCCGCAACATCCTTACACCCAACTGCTGGTAGCTTCGCGCCTTACAGCGTGA
- a CDS encoding alpha-D-ribose 1-methylphosphonate 5-phosphate C-P-lyase PhnJ, translating into METPAVLPESTTFEGSRSKRPWKGLLGYNYAFLDEMTKRMIRRTMLKAVAIPGHQIPFASREMPLPYGWGTGGIQITASLIGPKDILKVIDQGADDTTNAVSIRRFFEKTTGISTTTVTEEATIIQTRHRIPETPLREGQILVYQVPIPEPFRFLEPREEECRILHALEDYGLMYVKLYEDVARTGRIGVAFDYPVLVRGRYVMSPSPIPKFDTPKMHRMPALQLFGAGREKRIYAVPPYTDVQPLEFDDVPFQLERWTERCAVCGATNHYLDEIIVDDAGSRILVCSDTDACQKRSARLTKGN; encoded by the coding sequence ATGGAAACTCCAGCCGTACTTCCCGAATCTACAACCTTCGAAGGCTCTCGCTCCAAAAGGCCGTGGAAGGGGCTTCTTGGGTACAATTATGCTTTTTTGGATGAAATGACAAAACGAATGATTCGAAGGACCATGTTGAAGGCCGTAGCCATTCCCGGCCATCAGATTCCTTTTGCCAGCCGTGAAATGCCCTTGCCCTACGGCTGGGGCACGGGAGGCATCCAAATCACGGCGTCCCTCATCGGCCCAAAAGATATCCTGAAAGTGATTGATCAAGGCGCGGACGATACCACCAACGCCGTGAGTATTCGGCGGTTTTTTGAAAAAACGACCGGTATCAGCACCACCACCGTGACAGAAGAAGCGACGATTATTCAGACGCGGCATCGAATTCCAGAAACACCACTGCGAGAAGGACAAATTCTCGTGTATCAGGTGCCCATTCCGGAACCTTTTCGGTTTTTGGAGCCACGCGAAGAAGAATGCCGAATCTTGCATGCTCTCGAAGACTACGGCCTCATGTACGTCAAACTTTACGAGGATGTGGCTCGCACAGGCCGCATCGGCGTGGCTTTTGACTACCCTGTCCTCGTCCGGGGCCGGTATGTCATGAGTCCGTCGCCCATCCCCAAATTTGACACACCCAAGATGCATCGAATGCCGGCTTTGCAATTGTTCGGAGCCGGCCGAGAAAAAAGGATTTATGCCGTACCCCCTTACACGGACGTGCAACCTTTAGAGTTCGATGATGTGCCTTTTCAGCTGGAACGATGGACCGAGCGATGCGCCGTTTGTGGAGCCACGAACCATTATCTTGATGAAATCATTGTGGATGATGCAGGGAGCCGCATCTTGGTTTGTTCGGACACGGACGCGTGCCAAAAACGTAGCGCACGGTTAACCAAAGGAAATTGA
- a CDS encoding carbon-phosphorus lyase complex subunit PhnI, with the protein MYVAVKGGERAIANAHRLLAEKRRGDIRIPEIEVKQIQEQLSLAVDRVIAEGSLYDRELAALAIKQAQGDLTEAVFLLRAYRTTLPRLGTSEPVETNTMRFVRRISAAFKDLPGGQVLGSTFDYTHRLLDFSLLEPKAVPENVVYLAKHCQPPDSHTPKVTDLLRKEGLVEESSNTEEAPRDITQETLSFPAPRSARLQSLARADEGFLVGIAYSAQRGFGFQNHPFVGEIRMGYVLIEVELPEVGFCVQVGQILVTECVMLNRCDHLPNGSPGFVQGYGLVFGANERKAMAMALVDRALRARELGEEVRYPAQDEEFVLRHGDNVEASGFVQHLKLPHYVDFQAELCHVRGFPATNRHASKVSQPQPKLPKT; encoded by the coding sequence ATGTACGTTGCGGTAAAAGGAGGCGAACGAGCCATCGCCAACGCCCATCGCCTTCTTGCAGAAAAACGGCGAGGGGATATTCGCATCCCTGAAATAGAGGTCAAGCAGATTCAGGAACAACTGAGTCTGGCCGTGGACAGAGTGATTGCGGAAGGATCCTTGTATGATCGAGAACTTGCCGCTTTGGCCATCAAACAGGCTCAAGGGGACCTTACGGAAGCGGTTTTCCTGCTTCGAGCCTATCGTACCACCTTGCCTCGGCTAGGCACGTCCGAGCCGGTGGAAACGAACACCATGCGATTTGTTCGACGCATCTCCGCTGCTTTCAAAGATTTGCCGGGCGGACAGGTTCTCGGCTCCACGTTCGACTACACCCATCGACTTTTGGATTTCTCTTTGCTGGAACCCAAGGCCGTTCCTGAAAATGTCGTGTATTTGGCAAAACATTGTCAGCCGCCGGACTCGCATACTCCTAAAGTTACCGACCTTCTTAGAAAAGAGGGGCTCGTCGAAGAAAGCTCAAACACCGAGGAGGCCCCTAGAGACATCACGCAAGAAACCTTGAGTTTTCCAGCCCCGCGAAGCGCCCGTCTGCAAAGCCTTGCCAGAGCCGACGAAGGCTTTCTCGTGGGTATCGCCTACTCGGCTCAGAGGGGGTTCGGCTTTCAAAACCATCCATTCGTGGGAGAAATCCGCATGGGCTATGTGCTCATCGAAGTCGAGCTACCTGAGGTGGGTTTTTGTGTTCAAGTGGGGCAGATTTTGGTCACGGAATGTGTCATGCTCAACCGTTGCGATCACCTTCCTAATGGTTCTCCCGGTTTCGTCCAAGGCTATGGGCTGGTTTTTGGTGCCAATGAAAGAAAGGCCATGGCCATGGCCCTGGTGGATCGAGCGCTTCGAGCTAGGGAACTGGGCGAGGAAGTGCGCTACCCGGCGCAAGATGAAGAATTCGTTCTAAGACATGGAGACAACGTGGAAGCTTCAGGGTTTGTGCAACACTTGAAATTACCTCATTACGTGGATTTTCAGGCTGAACTGTGCCACGTGCGGGGTTTCCCTGCAACGAACCGCCACGCCTCGAAGGTCTCACAGCCACAGCCAAAGCTTCCCAAAACTTAG
- the phnH gene encoding phosphonate C-P lyase system protein PhnH: MMSTPSFEWKAQTWAAMGFADPVFESQEAFRTILHAMAYPGRRTSLKAPPTVPHGINPAAWVILLTLGDSSVRLWMDLPRNHEACRAAQQFCHVSMVPDPESADFILVTQPSQLKPPYRFCIGTELEPERGASIIMQVSSMSISEPSSAESVFMLSGPGIPETSKVTLQGCPFHFWEWRLGLEHVYPRGVDLFLTEGNSLVCIPRSVCLTPAKGVSCTLR; the protein is encoded by the coding sequence ATGATGTCGACACCGTCTTTTGAATGGAAGGCTCAAACGTGGGCTGCGATGGGTTTTGCCGATCCCGTTTTCGAAAGCCAAGAGGCCTTTCGAACCATTCTCCATGCCATGGCCTATCCCGGACGACGCACATCCTTGAAAGCACCGCCCACGGTTCCTCATGGAATAAATCCGGCCGCCTGGGTCATCCTGCTCACCTTGGGAGACTCCTCGGTCCGCCTATGGATGGATCTCCCCAGGAATCACGAGGCTTGTCGGGCAGCTCAACAATTTTGCCACGTTTCCATGGTACCCGATCCCGAATCGGCCGACTTTATCCTTGTCACGCAACCCTCGCAGTTGAAGCCTCCTTACCGCTTTTGCATCGGAACCGAGCTGGAACCCGAACGTGGTGCATCCATCATTATGCAGGTTTCTTCTATGAGCATTTCCGAACCGAGTTCAGCTGAATCTGTGTTTATGCTTTCGGGTCCTGGCATTCCTGAGACATCGAAAGTCACGCTTCAAGGGTGTCCTTTCCATTTTTGGGAATGGAGATTGGGGTTGGAGCACGTTTATCCTCGAGGAGTGGACCTCTTCTTGACCGAGGGAAACTCCTTGGTGTGCATTCCTCGTTCTGTCTGTCTAACACCGGCGAAAGGAGTCTCATGTACGTTGCGGTAA